A single window of Candidatus Rhabdochlamydia oedothoracis DNA harbors:
- a CDS encoding IS1634 family transposase: MYNYGMSVSKYLGRGKPKNGAEKVIVDYKMETSFRRNQEKINNILNKKGRFILATNELDSEGYKDKQILEEYKEQQNVEGGFRFLKDPWFMVDSIFLKLPRRIEALMMIMTLCLMIYNIGQYRLREQLKAQKSTLLKSAESRKWQTL, translated from the coding sequence GTGTACAATTATGGCATGTCTGTTAGTAAGTATCTAGGTCGAGGCAAACCAAAAAATGGGGCTGAAAAGGTCATAGTTGACTATAAAATGGAAACATCGTTTAGAAGAAATCAAGAAAAAATTAACAATATCTTGAATAAGAAGGGAAGATTTATTTTGGCTACTAACGAATTGGATTCAGAAGGCTATAAAGATAAACAAATACTAGAGGAATATAAAGAACAGCAGAATGTGGAGGGAGGATTTCGTTTTTTAAAAGATCCTTGGTTTATGGTCGACTCTATTTTTCTTAAATTACCCAGAAGAATAGAAGCTCTGATGATGATAATGACTTTATGTTTAATGATTTATAATATTGGCCAATATAGGTTAAGAGAGCAACTGAAAGCACAAAAAAGTACTTTACTTAAATCAGCTGAGTCAAGGAAGTGGCAAAC
- a CDS encoding IS30 family transposase encodes MIFNNQTQGETLPKGYHHLTYDQRCQIYILKARGDTSSSIANILKVHHSTISRELKRNKGQRGYRHQQAQEKAFLRKNSQPNKKMTPQIVTRIEEKIKLQWSPIQISGWLKRHGKEHVSHETIYNHIWKDKRQGGQLYRELRHRGKKYNKQRKGASGRGNMPGRIDIKQRPCIVEKKTRLGDWELDTVIGAGHKGVIVSMVERTSKLTKLAKVSHKTAEEVSQALIEQLKPIKDFVHTLTADNGKEFAYHQMVSFELETDFYFATPYHSWERGLNEHTNGLVRQYFPKTQSFLDTTSKDIERVETLLNNRPRKALNFETPLEVFTRLSTNMLCSGAQ; translated from the coding sequence GTGATTTTTAACAATCAAACACAAGGAGAGACCTTGCCTAAAGGCTACCATCACCTAACCTATGACCAAAGATGTCAGATTTATATTTTAAAAGCTAGAGGAGATACATCTAGCTCAATAGCAAACATTCTAAAAGTTCATCATAGCACTATTAGTAGGGAACTTAAGAGAAATAAAGGGCAACGAGGATACCGTCATCAGCAAGCTCAAGAAAAAGCATTTCTTAGAAAAAATTCTCAGCCCAATAAAAAAATGACTCCTCAAATAGTTACCCGTATTGAAGAAAAAATCAAGTTGCAATGGAGCCCTATACAAATATCCGGATGGCTTAAAAGACATGGTAAAGAACATGTTAGTCATGAGACCATCTATAATCATATCTGGAAAGATAAACGACAGGGAGGACAGCTTTATAGAGAGCTCCGTCATCGAGGGAAAAAATATAACAAGCAGAGAAAGGGAGCTTCTGGAAGAGGGAACATGCCTGGTCGTATAGATATTAAGCAACGGCCTTGTATTGTAGAAAAAAAGACTCGTTTAGGAGACTGGGAACTAGATACAGTCATAGGGGCAGGACATAAAGGCGTAATTGTATCAATGGTAGAAAGAACTTCCAAGCTAACTAAGCTCGCCAAAGTTTCTCATAAAACTGCAGAGGAAGTAAGTCAAGCGTTAATTGAACAACTTAAACCTATCAAAGATTTTGTACACACATTAACAGCAGACAACGGAAAAGAATTTGCCTATCACCAAATGGTTAGTTTCGAGCTAGAGACAGACTTCTACTTTGCAACGCCCTACCATTCTTGGGAAAGAGGCTTAAATGAGCATACAAACGGACTAGTTAGGCAATATTTTCCTAAAACACAAAGCTTTTTAGATACGACTTCCAAGGATATAGAAAGGGTGGAAACTTTACTAAATAACAGACCTAGAAAGGCTCTCAACTTCGAAACTCCACTAGAAGTGTTTACGAGATTATCTACAAACATGCTATGCTCGGGTGCACAATAG
- a CDS encoding OPT family oligopeptide transporter, giving the protein MKNITEKAPREFTLRAILLGMILGLVFAVGNAYLGLKIGTTVSASIPAAVLSMAILRTFCKKVSILENNLVQTIASVGEGLAAGVIFTVPALFFLGERLSAWRIFVLAALGGILGVLFMIPMRRYIIVHEHKRFPFPEGTACAQILQAGTSSQKMAFFAFLGIIVGAIHKCFSGAFQLLKETPKWVLPFFQKTEFSMDCTAALLGVGFIVGSRITSLLLWGGALGWWILIPLIQLFGSNQTVIFPATIPVAQMSAEEIWANYIRYIGAGAVAIGGLISLIKITPIIRKTFSVGLTELFQRTPRKNIPRTDRDISLRWLIVGSLAIIITLWLLPGSAMNLTTIVLLAVLGFFFVAVTSLTVGIVGSTSNPVSGMTLTTLLLTCLIFVAIGWTERIYLIAALTMSVVVNIAIALAGTTSQDLKTGFLLGATPRWQQIAEIIGIFLPALAIGTTLYLLDQAYGLGSAELPAPQGTMMALIAKGVIQGNIPVTLILVGVLLGLSMELLRLPVLPFALGLYLPLSLSTAMMLGGIVSFFVKKREKTTHMTMASEKGILAASGLVAGDACTGVIIALLTVLGIIPAIEHPFFSNAISLSVFLLLAVGLGAICFYRRDKTS; this is encoded by the coding sequence ATGAAAAATATTACGGAAAAAGCACCTAGAGAATTCACTCTACGCGCCATCTTGCTAGGGATGATCCTTGGATTAGTCTTTGCAGTTGGTAACGCGTATTTAGGTTTGAAAATCGGTACAACTGTCTCTGCTTCTATTCCAGCTGCTGTGTTATCCATGGCTATCTTACGCACTTTTTGTAAAAAGGTATCGATTTTAGAAAACAACCTAGTACAAACCATTGCCTCTGTAGGAGAAGGATTAGCTGCTGGGGTAATTTTTACCGTTCCTGCGCTCTTTTTTTTAGGAGAGCGTTTATCTGCTTGGCGCATTTTTGTATTAGCTGCATTAGGTGGAATTTTGGGTGTGCTGTTTATGATTCCCATGCGCCGTTATATCATTGTACATGAACATAAGAGGTTTCCCTTTCCAGAGGGGACCGCATGTGCTCAAATTCTACAAGCCGGAACCTCTTCTCAGAAAATGGCTTTTTTTGCCTTTTTAGGGATTATCGTAGGAGCTATTCATAAATGCTTTTCTGGAGCTTTTCAACTGCTAAAAGAAACTCCTAAATGGGTTCTGCCTTTTTTTCAAAAAACAGAATTTAGTATGGATTGCACTGCTGCATTACTTGGTGTGGGTTTCATCGTGGGCTCTCGTATTACTAGCTTGCTATTATGGGGAGGGGCTTTAGGATGGTGGATTCTCATTCCTTTAATCCAATTATTTGGCTCTAACCAGACCGTTATTTTCCCAGCAACCATACCTGTTGCACAAATGTCAGCGGAAGAGATTTGGGCAAACTATATTCGTTACATCGGCGCTGGTGCAGTAGCTATTGGAGGGTTGATTAGCTTAATAAAAATTACACCCATTATCCGTAAAACCTTCTCTGTTGGTTTAACGGAACTATTCCAAAGAACTCCTAGAAAAAATATACCAAGAACGGATCGAGATATTTCTCTTCGTTGGCTCATTGTTGGGTCTTTAGCCATTATTATCACTCTTTGGCTTCTCCCTGGATCTGCCATGAATTTAACGACTATCGTACTACTGGCTGTGCTAGGATTTTTCTTTGTAGCGGTTACATCCCTAACAGTTGGTATAGTTGGAAGCACTTCTAATCCTGTTTCTGGTATGACTTTAACAACTCTTCTTCTGACATGTTTAATTTTTGTCGCTATTGGTTGGACAGAGCGCATCTATCTGATTGCTGCATTAACGATGAGTGTGGTTGTCAATATTGCTATTGCTTTAGCAGGCACTACCTCTCAAGATCTAAAGACAGGTTTTTTACTCGGTGCAACTCCTAGATGGCAGCAGATTGCAGAGATTATCGGTATTTTTCTACCAGCCCTTGCCATTGGAACCACTCTATATTTACTAGATCAAGCCTATGGATTAGGCTCTGCGGAGCTACCAGCTCCGCAAGGTACCATGATGGCTTTAATTGCAAAAGGAGTAATTCAAGGCAATATTCCTGTTACCTTAATTTTGGTAGGCGTGCTTTTAGGTTTATCCATGGAACTACTTCGTTTACCTGTTTTGCCTTTTGCTCTAGGATTGTACTTACCCCTTTCTTTGAGCACTGCTATGATGCTAGGAGGAATTGTTTCCTTTTTTGTGAAAAAAAGAGAAAAAACAACGCACATGACCATGGCTTCTGAAAAAGGGATATTAGCTGCTTCTGGCCTTGTAGCAGGAGATGCTTGCACAGGTGTGATCATCGCACTGTTAACGGTACTTGGTATTATCCCTGCAATAGAGCATCCTTTTTTTTCTAATGCAATTAGTTTAAGCGTTTTCCTCCTTCTTGCAGTAGGGCTTGGTGCCATTTGTTTCTATAGAAGAGACAAAACCTCTTGA
- a CDS encoding IS630 family transposase, producing the protein MKKLTPSQRADLEHKLKHPKDYSERNRLCVILGYDEGISTKNLAKTLRISPITVQKYLREYDSENKTGSSPRGGSKSKLSQDQTESLLKHLHEKTYLKVKGIIAYVHEQYGIKYSRSGMTDWLIQHGFVYKRPKKIPGKLAPEKQRIFIEQYRALKETLNPDEEIYFIDAVHPEHQSQAVCGWIKKGVQKTLQTSGKQLRLHFAGALCLTGMKIFTEEYKTVDADAMLDFFKKLEKQTEARIIHVILDNARSNKNKKLEEFLMSSRIKVHYLPPYSPNLNPIERLWKILKEKKVYNRYYETSVTFFQAIRGFFLEEIPKITDILKCRINDKFQVVDLNPIKLAV; encoded by the coding sequence ATGAAAAAACTGACCCCTAGCCAGAGAGCTGACTTAGAACACAAGTTAAAGCATCCAAAAGACTATTCTGAACGGAATAGGCTTTGTGTAATTTTGGGCTATGATGAGGGTATCTCAACAAAAAATCTTGCTAAAACACTCCGGATAAGCCCTATCACTGTTCAGAAATACCTCAGAGAATATGATTCCGAAAATAAAACTGGAAGTAGCCCTCGAGGCGGTAGCAAATCAAAACTTTCACAAGACCAAACAGAGTCTCTACTAAAACACCTACATGAAAAGACCTATCTTAAAGTCAAAGGGATCATAGCTTATGTGCATGAGCAATATGGGATAAAATATTCCCGAAGTGGCATGACAGATTGGCTCATACAGCACGGATTTGTTTATAAACGTCCTAAAAAGATTCCTGGGAAATTAGCTCCTGAAAAACAACGAATTTTCATAGAACAATATAGGGCTTTAAAGGAGACCTTAAACCCTGATGAAGAGATCTATTTCATAGATGCTGTGCATCCTGAACATCAGTCCCAAGCCGTATGTGGATGGATCAAAAAAGGCGTTCAAAAGACTTTGCAGACATCCGGGAAACAATTGCGATTGCATTTTGCTGGAGCTCTTTGCCTGACAGGAATGAAGATTTTTACAGAGGAATATAAGACAGTTGATGCCGATGCAATGCTCGATTTTTTCAAGAAGCTAGAAAAACAGACAGAGGCTCGAATTATTCATGTAATTTTGGATAATGCAAGATCAAACAAAAATAAGAAACTAGAAGAGTTTCTGATGTCTTCTAGGATTAAAGTGCACTATCTCCCTCCTTATTCGCCGAATTTGAATCCTATTGAACGCTTGTGGAAGATCTTAAAGGAAAAGAAGGTATACAATCGATATTACGAAACGTCGGTGACTTTTTTTCAGGCAATTAGAGGATTCTTCTTAGAAGAGATACCGAAAATAACAGATATTTTGAAATGTAGGATAAACGACAAGTTTCAAGTCGTTGACTTAAATCCCATTAAGCTAGCCGTTTGA
- a CDS encoding IS630 family transposase: MKKLIPSQRADLEHKLKHPKDYSERNRLCVILGYDEGISTKNLAKTLRISPITVQKYLREYDSENKTGSSPRGGSKSKLSQDQKESLLKHLQEKTYLKVKGIIAYVHEQYGIKYSRSGMTDWLIQHGFVYKRPKKIPGKLDPEKQRIFIEQYRALKETLNPDEEIYFIDAVHPEHQSQAVCGWIKKGVQKTLQTSGKQLRLHFAGALCLTGMKIFTEEYKTVDADAMLDFFKKLEKQTEARIIHVILDNARSNKNKKLEEFLMSSRIKVHYLPPYSPNLNPIERLWKILKEKKVYNRYYETSVTFFQAIRGFFLEEIPKIIDILKCRINDKFQVVDLNPIKLAV, translated from the coding sequence ATGAAAAAACTGATCCCTAGCCAGAGAGCTGACTTAGAACACAAGTTAAAGCATCCAAAAGACTATTCTGAACGGAATAGGCTTTGTGTAATTTTGGGCTATGATGAGGGTATCTCAACAAAAAATCTTGCTAAAACACTCCGGATAAGCCCTATCACTGTTCAGAAATACCTCAGAGAATATGATTCCGAAAATAAAACTGGAAGTAGCCCTCGAGGCGGTAGCAAATCAAAACTTTCACAAGACCAAAAAGAGTCTCTACTAAAACACCTACAGGAAAAGACCTATCTTAAAGTCAAAGGGATCATAGCTTATGTGCATGAGCAATATGGGATAAAATATTCCCGAAGTGGCATGACAGATTGGCTCATACAGCACGGATTTGTTTATAAACGTCCTAAAAAGATTCCTGGGAAATTAGATCCTGAAAAACAACGAATTTTCATAGAACAATATAGGGCTTTAAAGGAGACCTTAAACCCTGATGAAGAGATCTATTTCATAGATGCTGTGCATCCTGAACATCAGTCCCAAGCCGTATGTGGATGGATCAAAAAAGGCGTTCAAAAGACTTTGCAGACATCCGGGAAACAATTGCGATTGCATTTTGCTGGAGCTCTTTGCCTGACAGGAATGAAGATTTTTACAGAGGAATATAAGACAGTTGATGCCGATGCAATGCTCGATTTTTTCAAGAAGCTAGAAAAACAGACAGAGGCTCGAATTATTCATGTAATTTTGGATAATGCAAGATCAAACAAAAATAAGAAACTAGAAGAGTTTCTGATGTCTTCTAGGATTAAAGTGCACTATCTCCCTCCTTATTCGCCGAATTTGAATCCTATTGAACGCTTGTGGAAGATCTTAAAGGAAAAGAAGGTATACAATCGATATTACGAAACGTCGGTGACTTTTTTTCAGGCAATTAGAGGATTCTTCTTAGAAGAGATACCGAAAATAATAGATATTTTGAAATGTAGGATAAACGACAAGTTTCAAGTCGTTGACTTAAATCCCATTAAGCTAGCCGTTTGA
- a CDS encoding IS630 family transposase, which translates to MKKLIPSQRADLEHKLKHPKDYSERNRLCVILGYDEGISTKNLAKTLRISPITVQKYLREYDSENKTGSSPRGGSKSKLSQDQKESLLKHLQEKTYLKVKGIIAYVHEQYGIKYSRSGMTDWLIQHGFVYKRPKKIPGKLDPEKQRIFIEQYRALKETLNPDEEIYFIDAVHPEHQSQAVCGWIKKGVQKTLQTSGKQLRLHFAGALCLTGMKIFTEEYKTVDADAMLDFFKKLEKQTEARIIHVILDNARSNKNKKLEEFLMSSRIKVHYLPPYSPNLNPIERLWKILKEKKVYNRYYETSVTFFQAIRGFFLEEIPKITDILKCRINDKFQVVDLNPIKLAV; encoded by the coding sequence ATGAAAAAACTGATCCCTAGCCAGAGAGCTGACTTAGAACACAAGTTAAAGCATCCAAAAGACTATTCTGAACGGAATAGGCTTTGTGTAATTTTGGGCTATGATGAGGGTATCTCAACAAAAAATCTTGCTAAAACACTCCGGATAAGCCCTATCACTGTTCAGAAATACCTCAGAGAATATGATTCCGAAAATAAAACTGGAAGTAGCCCTCGAGGCGGTAGCAAATCAAAACTTTCACAAGACCAAAAAGAGTCTCTACTAAAACACCTACAGGAAAAGACCTATCTTAAAGTCAAAGGGATCATAGCTTATGTGCATGAGCAATATGGGATAAAATATTCCCGAAGTGGCATGACAGATTGGCTCATACAGCACGGATTTGTTTATAAACGTCCTAAAAAGATTCCTGGGAAATTAGATCCTGAAAAACAACGAATTTTCATAGAACAATATAGGGCTTTAAAGGAGACCTTAAACCCTGATGAAGAGATCTATTTCATAGATGCTGTGCATCCTGAACATCAGTCCCAAGCCGTATGTGGATGGATCAAAAAAGGCGTTCAAAAGACTTTGCAGACATCCGGGAAACAATTGCGATTGCATTTTGCTGGAGCTCTTTGCCTGACAGGAATGAAGATTTTTACAGAGGAATATAAGACAGTTGATGCCGATGCAATGCTCGATTTTTTCAAGAAGCTAGAAAAACAGACAGAGGCTCGAATTATTCATGTAATTTTGGATAATGCAAGATCAAACAAAAATAAGAAACTAGAAGAGTTTCTGATGTCTTCTAGGATTAAAGTGCACTATCTCCCTCCTTATTCGCCGAATTTGAATCCTATTGAACGCTTGTGGAAGATCTTAAAGGAAAAGAAGGTATACAATCGATATTACGAAACGTCGGTGACTTTTTTTCAGGCAATTAGAGGATTCTTCTTAGAAGAGATACCGAAAATAACAGATATTTTGAAATGTAGGATAAACGACAAGTTTCAAGTCGTTGACTTAAATCCCATTAAGCTAGCCGTTTGA
- a CDS encoding autotransporter domain-containing protein: MDNFFVQPEIRLDQTNSFQEKFKEKGAQSIDLSIKGKCSSFLRSLVNIKVTKESCVAGFCLVPSVNLGWLRTTSLMRLHYASKFRGGTFCKSDFTTSSFHQTIDQLLVGAQFLVSRQGDIQLSIGYEGVFGKKSTVNEMNINACWSF; encoded by the coding sequence ATAGACAATTTTTTCGTTCAACCTGAAATCAGGTTAGATCAAACAAACTCGTTCCAAGAAAAATTTAAAGAAAAAGGAGCTCAGTCTATTGACCTTTCTATAAAAGGCAAATGCTCTTCCTTTTTACGCTCTTTGGTCAATATTAAAGTCACTAAAGAATCATGTGTTGCTGGTTTTTGCTTAGTTCCTAGTGTCAATCTAGGTTGGTTGAGAACAACTTCTCTAATGCGCCTTCATTACGCTTCTAAGTTTAGAGGGGGAACATTTTGTAAATCTGATTTTACAACTTCTAGCTTTCACCAAACAATCGATCAATTGCTCGTGGGTGCGCAATTTCTTGTCTCCCGCCAAGGAGACATCCAGTTATCTATAGGATATGAAGGGGTTTTTGGAAAAAAATCAACAGTGAATGAAATGAATATAAATGCGTGTTGGAGTTTTTAA
- a CDS encoding mannose-1-phosphate guanylyltransferase/mannose-6-phosphate isomerase, producing the protein MKAIILAGGSGTRLWPYSRREMPKQFLHFGEKRSLLQKTIERFIPIIDPKDILVVTSQDYFHLVKTQAMEISLLLENQILIEPEQKNTAPAIALAICYLTSFLKISSQECVLICSSDHLICPQEIFIHALVEAEKIAQKARNVIFGVRPNKPETGYGYIKLGLQEQENIYHVDSFVEKPDFALAQKYLLSGQHLWNSGIFLFQIETFIKELQKHCPEIGIGISGDFKEFVARFSELPNLSIDYALMEKSTNTKVVRLDLNWSDVGSWDSVYDFLEKDQHNNAKMGNVLDIDTKNCLIMGNKRLISTIGLEDLIVVETADALFIGKRRESQRVKALVEELQKRETKESYLHPTSHRPWGHFTVLEEAERYKLKRIVVEPKQKLSLQMHYHRSEHWVVVKGTAKVTIDQQETILSENESIFVPKRAIHRLENPGKVLLELIEVQVGEYVGEDDIVRLEDVYQRT; encoded by the coding sequence ATGAAAGCCATCATTTTAGCAGGCGGTAGTGGAACAAGGCTATGGCCTTATTCCCGTAGAGAAATGCCTAAGCAATTTTTGCATTTTGGAGAAAAACGCTCTTTATTACAGAAAACCATTGAACGATTTATTCCTATTATTGACCCAAAGGATATTTTGGTTGTAACCAGTCAAGATTATTTTCATTTGGTAAAAACACAAGCCATGGAAATTTCTCTTCTGTTAGAAAATCAGATTTTAATAGAGCCAGAGCAAAAAAATACAGCACCTGCTATTGCGCTTGCTATTTGTTATCTAACTTCTTTCTTAAAAATTTCTTCTCAAGAGTGTGTTTTGATTTGCTCCTCAGATCATCTGATTTGCCCTCAAGAGATATTCATCCATGCTTTAGTCGAAGCAGAAAAAATCGCACAAAAAGCAAGAAATGTAATTTTTGGTGTGCGTCCTAATAAACCAGAAACAGGCTACGGTTATATTAAATTGGGTTTGCAAGAACAAGAAAATATCTATCACGTAGATAGTTTTGTAGAAAAGCCTGATTTTGCTCTGGCGCAGAAATATTTACTTTCAGGCCAACACTTATGGAACTCTGGTATTTTTTTATTTCAAATTGAAACGTTTATTAAAGAACTTCAAAAGCACTGTCCAGAAATTGGCATAGGAATTTCGGGAGATTTCAAAGAGTTTGTAGCTAGATTTTCTGAACTACCAAATCTTTCTATTGATTATGCCTTAATGGAAAAATCCACTAATACAAAAGTTGTGCGTTTAGATCTTAATTGGTCAGATGTAGGATCTTGGGATAGTGTGTATGACTTTCTAGAAAAAGATCAGCATAATAATGCAAAAATGGGAAATGTTTTAGATATAGATACAAAAAATTGTTTAATCATGGGCAACAAACGTTTAATTTCTACTATTGGATTAGAAGATTTAATCGTTGTAGAAACCGCAGATGCGTTATTTATTGGAAAAAGAAGAGAATCTCAAAGGGTAAAGGCTTTAGTAGAAGAGTTGCAAAAGCGAGAGACTAAGGAATCTTATTTGCATCCTACATCGCATCGTCCTTGGGGTCATTTTACCGTATTAGAAGAGGCAGAGCGCTATAAATTAAAAAGAATCGTAGTTGAACCTAAGCAGAAACTGAGTTTGCAAATGCATTACCATCGTAGTGAGCATTGGGTAGTGGTAAAAGGAACGGCTAAAGTTACCATCGATCAACAAGAAACTATTCTATCTGAAAATGAAAGCATTTTTGTGCCTAAAAGAGCGATTCATCGACTAGAAAATCCTGGTAAAGTGTTACTAGAATTGATAGAGGTTCAAGTAGGCGAATATGTGGGAGAAGATGATATTGTTCGTCTAGAGGATGTCTATCAAAGAACATGA